In Diadema setosum chromosome 2, eeDiaSeto1, whole genome shotgun sequence, the DNA window CATTCTGAAACCTTCTTCATGAATAACCCAGAAAGCCATGAGCATAGGTTGGCGTAAAGGAGATGCTTTACGTATGATCGCAACTTCTCCAGCATCTAGGCGACTCTGCGACCATCACTGAAAGGGACTTTAAATATTAATGGTGTGATAATAATCATTCATGCACTTTATTTCACGGATCCATCTTACAGGGGACTGTTGCTAGCGAGTAGAGTACCATAGCTTTACGTTTAACTCACAAGTAATTCGGGGCGTTTGAGGACTTTTTACTGTTGACATAGAGAGGACATGCAATATTAACAATACTCGAAAATACGAGTGATTTCTCATTTATTTATGCAAGTCCGACACTTTCTTAAAAAGTGTTAGAATACCACTGAGAATCaaaaaacaactagaaatgtcgctatggcgactggtatgcctccgtcataatgcatggttctccaaataggtctatagtacaatgtcttgacaatgtgttgTGATAGTTTCAtgtaactggcaaaatatcaaaatgacaggtttctcacaaatgcattgaatgttcactttccttggaCTAGGTCTATGTGGATGAATGGATatactgtctaagagtgcaggtatgtGGGGACTTGaggatttgtacccaacttttgacccttttataagttaaagaagaagtgaaatttagcactttcacttggcctttgaccttttgacaagaaacttccaagagaatctgtattgggtaatacatgcatacactaagtttcaagaaaaatcctgcaggcattgcatagtttagagggaaataatgacattttgatgagttgaccttggCCTTTGagccatgacccctaaattccctagatgatcactgccagtcataggcctactaagttccatgaagataccttgaaatatttgtgagatatggagggaaaagtgaaattttaacattttcacttgacctttcacctttgacctttgacctcatgacccaaaaaccctctctggggaatctttatttggtagttcatgtatacactaagtttcaagaaaataccttcatgcattgcatagatataggggaaatactGAGATtgtttagcatttgaccttgaccttgagcacccaaaagttgatgggcacaacttcgcccactcatataTGCACATGCCAAGTTCCATCAGGATACCTCAAACtgttttttagttatgctgtccacaaaattgattaccgactgaaggacggacggacggacggacaacccgaaaacataatgcctccggcgacactttcgtggcggaggcataaaaagaattATATTTTACACTTAACTTAAATGAGCACCTGTGCGCGATTTTAATAGTGTTGACATTTCCCGTACTTGCAATATAATGACCCTCTCATTATCCCGTCGGTGCACTGGTTCTATCATTTTTACACTTgataaataggcctacacaacTTCACTCAAGACACGAAAAGAAGTCCGACTTCCCGGGAATCACTTGCGCGATACGAAAACATCTACATTTCGTAAGATCATCTTCACATTAATATCAAATTATGAGGGATTTCAAGCAAATAAGAAATACAATAATAGTACCATTTGCGAATTCAAAAGTTTATGattgtcattatttccataaGTTTGATGCACCTTACATGGTGGATGACGTCATAAACGACCTCAGTGACAAGACAACCAACCGCTTACCAGATTTCGTAATAGGAATACTGCAGATACCGAAATCCCAATGACGTAACTCTCTCTGTTGTTTTTTAACATTTCGAACATATTCGTGATCAGACTTTGATTTTGTCCATTGTACAAAGTTCACGTTATGAAAATATCACGTGAGTGTCACAGTAtttttcatctatttcaacCTATTATTTCAAGATATCCTGCACTATCTGGTCTTGTGACGTCATAAAACATCGCCTTTCCGTTGTTCATGCTTCCATTTACTTGCACATGTGCCTTATGTTTTTCTTCCAGTTTATCGCAGCCCTGAATATTTGGCGAAACGTATCCGTATGTCTCGCAGCGGGCGATACTTCTCGACGTTCTGATGAAAGGCGATTTTGGCTCAACTTTCTCCCGACACGACCGTGTGACGATCCTTTGCGCGGACGTGCCTGTAAGCCCCCCGTTGATATTGTTGTTTCCAATTCCTCCATTCATGGGGTATCCATTTTCTCTCGTCTTCAGCAAAGCGCCGATTGCGTAGGCATTCGTAGTGATCGATTTCGAGTTCGCGATTGGCACCTCGGCGTACGCGTACGCGTACGTTTCGTCAGATGGCATTGATTTTCGAGAGATCCTAGCTGCCAGTGAGAGAAGTCCATGACCAACCTTGGGCCGAATGTTGACCAAGGGTGCTGATTGCGCCTTCTTTCTCCGGAGCCTGTAGATAACAGCGGCAATAGCTGCGCACACTAGTATTATTGCAAAAGTAGTCACGACAGCAACGTAGATCGATGCGTTGCCTTGATGATCGTGATCGAGTTCTTCGTCCACGTTTAGCTGCACAACGCTCCAGGAGCTTGAACCATCTATGTTTCGTACCGAGCAGATGTACAAACCAGCATCCTTCTGCTTCACCTGACTGAGGAAAAGAGTTCCATTAGGGAGCAACGTATAACGCCGATCGGACGTAACGGCTCCTTCAGATGACCTATCGGGTGTTGAAGACAGATAAGTCGGCGTTGGCGTGTACCATGCAAGCTGGCTTTCGTTTACTCTAGAAATGGGACAGTCGAACTGAATTTCAGATCCAGAGTCCACTGTGGACTTATGCACTCGCGAAACCAAAGCGTTGACGCAATTTTCCATAATCGTTTTTACGGGCACTGACCAAAGTTCCTGGCCACGAATGGCTTCCGGTGAGTCACACACGACACCCGATTCCGCGATATATGCCGGTCGCTCCTCCATGTAAGCCATTCTCACATTCAGGAGACTGCAGTCGCAACGCCATTCATTCGGACTCAGATTCACTTTTGGAATGCGGCTTAGATGCTGCAACGAAAGTTCATGAAGAGCCGACATAGAATTTTTCGTCAGTGAAACATACCGCACGGAAGGCGGCATGTGAGCAAACACATCCCAATTCATTGCGTCGGAAAACGAGTTGCCATCAAGGTATACCTGTCTTAATCTCGTTAATCCTTTGAAGGTATTCAAGTGCATACTGGTTAAGCCACATCCATCTAGCGTTAGCTTTGTGAGATTTGTGAGGTCACCAAAGACGCCTTCGGCAATATTCGTGATATGATGATTCTCACTCATGTTCAGGTACGAGAGTCTATGGAGTCCCTTCAACAACGTCCGAGGAATTCTTTCCAAGTCGCACATACCCATATTCAAAACATTCAGTTTTCTGTTATTGTGGAACACGGCTGGTGGCAAGTTTCGGAGCTGGTTGTCATAGAGGTCTAGTTGTACGAGGGCAGTCAGTGACACAAAGGTCAGTTGATCTACAGTTGTAATCCGGTTTCCCTCCAGCTGCAAATGAGTTAATTGCGAAAGGCCATAAAATGCACCTCTCGCCAACACCTTAATTCGGTTGTACCTCAAATCCAATATCAGGAGTCTGCTGAGCAATAAGAACGTGTTGTCATTTAACACACTGAGTGCATTACGATCAACATGCAGTTCTTCGAGGGATGTGAGATCGCTGAAATGGTCCTTGTTGAGCACGTGAATAAGGTTTGTGCTGAGACTGAGTACTTTTGAACTAGCTGGAAGATCTGCCGGAAACTCCCAGAGATTTGACGATGTGCAGTCGACCCTCGCCTGGGAGAGACACCGGCACTGCGACGGACAGGCCGCGCGCGTTGGTACTGTTCTGCATAATAAAATCAAGACTATGCACACGTTTACTGCACAATACCGCGTTGCGTATGATCGTAAGAGGTCCTCCATTTCCGCGCTCGCTGTCTATCATCAGTAGTCAGTTTAGGGACCATATGACTGCTCTGCAGGTGGCGCCTTATACAGCATTGCCCATCATTGTATGCTTCTAGAATGTTCCCTGTGAAGCACGTAGGCACTGATGATATCGGTATATCCTTGAATCACCTAGTCCTCGGCTCCATACTCCCACAACGAACCTGCAAAACGATATGAAAATGAGAGTCATTGTTcaaataatgtatgtgtattCTTATAATCAACAGAAGAAAAACATAACGTCGAGGTTTTTGAACCTTTAATCCCTACTCTCCATGATGATGGCATGGGTTTATTCACACCGATTTCCCATTTAGAAAGGCCACTTAAGATACCCAGTCATTTGAGTGCACGGCCCCTGTGAACGAAATTTGATCAGGAAACAAGTTGAAACTGTATGCTTTGTATTCGTTGCCTTGATAACGAAATCCTGAGTAATGTCCACTGAGTCTGACGAATCTTCCATGAAGACAATACAGTCACAGGCCTATCCCATGATGATAGCTCGAATCCACTGTCTTACTTACAATGAGCTTGAATGAAACTATAAATGTGACGTCATCCTATCAAGGGAGGAAAGTATCTGACTGACACTGCACGGCATAACGACAATAAATGGTTCATATATCTCCATTCTATGAATTGACAATGGCAAACAGGTTTCTTTTTAATAAAGCAGAAGGAATTAAGTGCACGGCTCTAATGGTGAGTCTACACAGAGCAGGAAAGagattacaatgtatatttctcCTCGAACGAGAAGAGGC includes these proteins:
- the LOC140244518 gene encoding uncharacterized protein, which codes for MEDLLRSYATRYCAVNVCIVLILLCRTVPTRAACPSQCRCLSQARVDCTSSNLWEFPADLPASSKVLSLSTNLIHVLNKDHFSDLTSLEELHVDRNALSVLNDNTFLLLSRLLILDLRYNRIKVLARGAFYGLSQLTHLQLEGNRITTVDQLTFVSLTALVQLDLYDNQLRNLPPAVFHNNRKLNVLNMGMCDLERIPRTLLKGLHRLSYLNMSENHHITNIAEGVFGDLTNLTKLTLDGCGLTSMHLNTFKGLTRLRQVYLDGNSFSDAMNWDVFAHMPPSVRYVSLTKNSMSALHELSLQHLSRIPKVNLSPNEWRCDCSLLNVRMAYMEERPAYIAESGVVCDSPEAIRGQELWSVPVKTIMENCVNALVSRVHKSTVDSGSEIQFDCPISRVNESQLAWYTPTPTYLSSTPDRSSEGAVTSDRRYTLLPNGTLFLSQVKQKDAGLYICSVRNIDGSSSWSVVQLNVDEELDHDHQGNASIYVAVVTTFAIILVCAAIAAVIYRLRRKKAQSAPLVNIRPKVGHGLLSLAARISRKSMPSDETYAYAYAEVPIANSKSITTNAYAIGALLKTRENGYPMNGGIGNNNINGGLTGTSAQRIVTRSCREKVEPKSPFIRTSRSIARCETYGYVSPNIQGCDKLEEKHKAHVQVNGSMNNGKAMFYDVTRPDSAGYLEIIG